One stretch of Flavobacterium sp. 9 DNA includes these proteins:
- a CDS encoding alpha-L-fucosidase, with translation MKRGIFIIAILFSVQIFSQAIYEDERYVPETDPLVLKNLEEWQGKKFGLLMHWGTYSQWGIVESWSICPEDYGWCERKKGSNPGNYTQYVKEYEGLKKTFNPVKFDPEKWAKAAKAAGMKYMVFTTKHHDGFSMFDSKYTNYKVTDKECAFSNNPKANIAKEVFNAFRKENLSVGAYFSKPDWHNENYWDPYFPPFDRNVNYDPSLYPEKWQKYVDFTHNQILELLTDYGKIDILWLDGGWVKKRDQQNIDENYKEKFAENTSKNGFIKHRVVDQDVKMDELVVKARQKQPGLIVVDRAVHGKNQNYLTPENRVPEKTLPYPWESCITSGGGWSYTPDAKYLTGREGIHMLIDVVAKGGNLLLNVAPSPEGDWQQGAYDLLAAYGDWMKVNSTAIYNTKPIAPFKENNICMTQNREGNVFLFYLAKQGEDKIASEIIIKSITPKKGTKITMLGSKIQLKWTKFAEGFKVIIPESLRNNLPCKEAWTLKIDAIIR, from the coding sequence ATGAAAAGAGGAATATTTATAATCGCAATTTTATTTTCAGTTCAAATATTTTCTCAGGCCATTTATGAAGATGAGCGCTATGTACCGGAAACGGATCCGTTAGTGCTGAAAAATCTGGAAGAATGGCAAGGTAAAAAGTTTGGTTTACTAATGCATTGGGGAACCTACAGCCAATGGGGAATTGTAGAATCGTGGTCAATTTGTCCAGAGGATTATGGATGGTGCGAACGTAAAAAAGGAAGTAATCCCGGAAACTATACTCAATATGTAAAGGAATACGAAGGCTTGAAAAAAACATTCAATCCAGTGAAATTTGATCCTGAAAAATGGGCAAAAGCAGCAAAAGCGGCTGGAATGAAATACATGGTTTTTACCACAAAACACCATGATGGATTTTCTATGTTCGATTCAAAATATACCAATTATAAAGTAACAGATAAAGAATGTGCTTTCAGTAATAATCCGAAAGCAAATATTGCAAAAGAAGTTTTTAATGCTTTTAGAAAAGAAAATTTATCTGTTGGAGCTTATTTTTCTAAACCAGATTGGCATAACGAAAATTATTGGGATCCTTATTTTCCTCCTTTTGACAGAAATGTAAATTATGACCCGTCATTATATCCTGAAAAGTGGCAGAAATATGTTGACTTTACACACAATCAGATTTTAGAATTATTGACTGATTACGGTAAAATAGATATTTTATGGTTAGATGGTGGATGGGTGAAAAAGAGAGATCAACAAAATATCGATGAAAATTATAAAGAGAAGTTTGCAGAAAATACTTCTAAAAACGGATTTATAAAACACAGAGTTGTAGATCAGGATGTAAAAATGGATGAGCTGGTTGTAAAAGCACGCCAAAAACAACCGGGATTAATTGTTGTCGACAGAGCAGTTCACGGAAAAAACCAGAACTATTTGACTCCTGAAAATCGTGTTCCTGAAAAAACATTGCCTTATCCGTGGGAGTCTTGTATTACTTCGGGCGGTGGATGGTCTTATACTCCTGATGCTAAATATTTAACAGGAAGAGAAGGTATTCACATGCTTATTGATGTAGTTGCAAAAGGCGGAAATCTACTACTGAATGTTGCGCCCAGTCCGGAAGGAGATTGGCAGCAAGGCGCTTATGATTTGTTGGCAGCTTACGGAGATTGGATGAAAGTAAACAGCACAGCAATTTATAATACAAAACCAATTGCTCCTTTTAAAGAGAATAATATCTGCATGACTCAAAACAGAGAAGGAAATGTATTTTTGTTTTATTTAGCTAAACAGGGAGAAGATAAAATTGCATCAGAGATTATTATAAAATCTATTACTCCTAAAAAAGGAACAAAAATTACGATGTTAGGTTCCAAAATACAATTGAAATGGACTAAATTTGCGGAAGGATTTAAAGTGATAATTCCGGAAAGTTTAAGGAATAATTTGCCATGTAAAGAAGCCTGGACTTTAAAAATTGACGCCATTATAAGATAG
- a CDS encoding alpha-L-fucosidase, whose amino-acid sequence MKNKFKLIFTAFVWFSAFSVQAQGDFSMEANKSEEAGYIAPKDPLVKANLEKWQGYKFGVLIHMGLYTQLGTVESWGLAPEDWVTRDGYDDYYKYATDYRNTKYKLNPTNLNSEKWAKMFKNAGAKYMIFTSKHHDGFCMYDSKFTDFKITNPALPYAKNPKADVLKDVLDASRKEGLAVGVYYSKPDWTTENFWWSYYPPKDRNPTYDIKKFPERWQSYVQYTQNQLNELTTNYGKVDILWLDGCWVRPLSTINKKVEEFCKYPYDMDINMKLISETARKKQPGMLVVDRWVPSEYENYLTPEQKTPEKPLTVPWESCITLGGAWGWVPNDHYKSSKEVIQLMTNIVVKGGNLLLGVGPDAKGEFDPKIETTLANVGKWLTVNGEAIYDTKPVAPYLDGKVGYTQKGKAIYGIYMPAKDEKQLPAEITIKTNIKGNLKVSLLANKQKLKSKLIDGGIIVTIPEELRTSLANQEAVVIKVIQ is encoded by the coding sequence ATGAAAAATAAATTCAAGTTAATATTTACGGCATTCGTCTGGTTCAGTGCATTTTCTGTTCAGGCGCAAGGTGATTTCAGCATGGAAGCCAACAAATCTGAAGAAGCAGGTTATATTGCACCAAAAGATCCATTGGTAAAAGCAAATCTTGAAAAATGGCAAGGCTACAAATTTGGGGTATTAATCCATATGGGACTTTATACTCAATTGGGAACGGTAGAATCTTGGGGATTAGCACCTGAAGATTGGGTAACCAGAGATGGTTACGACGATTATTACAAATACGCTACTGACTACAGAAATACGAAATATAAATTGAATCCCACGAATCTGAATTCTGAGAAATGGGCGAAAATGTTCAAAAATGCAGGTGCAAAATATATGATTTTCACCTCTAAACATCATGATGGATTTTGTATGTATGATTCAAAATTTACTGATTTCAAAATTACAAATCCAGCTTTACCTTATGCAAAAAATCCAAAAGCTGATGTATTAAAAGATGTATTGGATGCTTCAAGAAAAGAAGGATTGGCAGTAGGAGTTTATTACTCAAAACCCGACTGGACTACTGAAAACTTTTGGTGGTCGTATTATCCTCCAAAAGACAGAAATCCTACTTATGACATCAAAAAATTCCCGGAGAGATGGCAAAGTTATGTACAATACACCCAAAATCAGTTGAACGAGTTGACTACAAATTATGGAAAAGTTGATATTCTTTGGCTTGACGGATGTTGGGTTCGACCACTTTCTACCATTAACAAAAAGGTAGAAGAGTTCTGTAAATATCCTTACGATATGGATATCAACATGAAATTAATCTCAGAAACTGCCCGCAAAAAACAACCCGGAATGTTGGTTGTAGATCGTTGGGTTCCCAGTGAATATGAAAATTATTTAACACCGGAACAAAAAACACCTGAAAAACCTTTGACTGTGCCTTGGGAAAGTTGCATTACCCTTGGCGGGGCTTGGGGATGGGTACCAAATGATCATTATAAATCATCTAAGGAAGTTATACAATTAATGACTAATATTGTGGTCAAAGGAGGAAATCTTTTACTGGGTGTAGGTCCGGATGCTAAAGGTGAATTTGATCCAAAAATCGAAACAACTTTAGCTAACGTGGGAAAATGGTTAACGGTAAACGGTGAAGCTATTTACGACACTAAACCTGTTGCACCTTATTTAGACGGAAAAGTTGGTTATACTCAAAAAGGAAAAGCAATTTACGGAATTTATATGCCTGCAAAAGACGAAAAACAATTGCCTGCAGAGATTACTATTAAAACTAATATAAAAGGCAATTTGAAAGTTTCTTTATTAGCTAATAAACAAAAACTGAAAAGTAAATTAATAGACGGCGGAATTATAGTCACTATTCCGGAAGAACTAAGAACTTCTTTAGCAAATCAGGAAGCTGTTGTGATTAAAGTGATTCAATAA
- a CDS encoding isoaspartyl peptidase/L-asparaginase: protein MTNRRNFLKTTAMASAAVALSSFTGKSEEIKEQNELPDGKIRKPIVLSTWNFGLKANEAAWEVLKNGGRALDAVEAGVKVPEADPKERSVGYGGRPDRDGRVTLDACIMDEMSNIGSVGCLEFIKHPISVARAVMEKTPHVMLVGDGALQFALSQGFPKENLLVPDSEKEWKEWLKTSEYKPIANIENHDTIGMIALDASGNLSGACTTSGMAFKMHGRLGDSPIIGAGLYVDNEIGAATATGHGEEVIRISGSHLVVELMRQGKSPQKACEEAVLRVVKLMKNRNKNLKDIQVGFIALNKKGDYGSYCVQSGFNYAVYDETGNRLIDPEFYMK, encoded by the coding sequence ATGACAAATCGTAGAAATTTTCTAAAAACAACTGCAATGGCCTCGGCTGCGGTAGCATTAAGTTCTTTCACAGGAAAATCGGAAGAAATAAAAGAGCAAAACGAACTTCCTGATGGAAAAATAAGAAAACCTATTGTACTTTCTACATGGAATTTTGGTTTGAAAGCCAATGAAGCGGCCTGGGAAGTGTTGAAAAACGGAGGTCGCGCGCTGGATGCTGTAGAAGCCGGAGTAAAAGTTCCTGAAGCAGATCCAAAAGAAAGAAGTGTTGGTTATGGCGGAAGACCTGACAGAGACGGGCGAGTAACGCTAGACGCTTGCATCATGGATGAAATGTCGAACATTGGTTCTGTAGGCTGTCTTGAATTTATTAAACACCCTATTTCTGTAGCTCGTGCCGTAATGGAAAAAACGCCTCACGTTATGTTGGTCGGTGATGGAGCACTTCAATTTGCATTATCGCAAGGTTTTCCAAAAGAAAATCTATTGGTTCCTGATTCCGAAAAAGAATGGAAAGAATGGTTAAAAACTTCTGAATATAAACCAATTGCTAATATTGAAAATCATGATACTATTGGAATGATTGCTTTGGATGCTTCCGGTAATCTCTCCGGAGCCTGTACTACAAGCGGAATGGCATTTAAAATGCACGGACGTTTAGGCGATTCTCCAATAATTGGTGCTGGTTTGTATGTCGATAACGAAATTGGTGCCGCAACCGCAACTGGTCACGGTGAAGAAGTGATTCGGATTTCAGGAAGCCACTTGGTTGTTGAGTTAATGCGTCAGGGAAAATCTCCACAAAAAGCCTGTGAGGAAGCCGTTTTGAGAGTGGTAAAACTGATGAAGAACAGAAATAAAAATTTAAAAGATATTCAAGTTGGCTTTATTGCTTTAAACAAAAAAGGCGATTACGGTTCTTATTGCGTTCAGAGTGGTTTTAATTATGCTGTTTATGATGAAACCGGAAACCGATTGATTGATCCTGAGTTTTATATGAAATAG
- a CDS encoding alpha-L-fucosidase: MKKQLLTILGCFAFLSVTAQRIGPPDPYGALPTESQLRWQELEQYVLVHFTPTTFQNKEWGYGDADPKIFNPAKFDASQIVNAAKDGGFKGVIFVAKHHDGFCLWPTKTTSYNISKSPFRDGNGDMVKEFEIAARKAGMKFGLYCSPWDRNNEDYGKPEYVEKYRNQLRELYSNYGDLFITWFDGANGGDGYYGGKNEKRNIDRSTYYGWDKTWGISRELQPGAVIFADNGDVRWVGNERGFANETSWETFTPEPIAGKTVAVPGETDSDKAQGGTRNGKFWKPAECDVPLRNGWFYHANEDNNVKSVSELFEIYCKSVGRGAAMDIGISPNTDGLLHQNDVKALKDFGDFLKKLFADNLAQSAVITASEIRGENQIFFGTKNLTDNDRYSYWATNDDVKKAWLLLEWKKEQTFNIIRLRENIKLGQRIEKIEIDAFNNGIWKKIGEATSIGANRLVRLPNYVTTSKLRILIKESPVSIALSDIGVFRESEQLPIPKIKRDKDGNISITTETTVNQIHYTIDGTEPTEKSPIYEGIFSFLSSGNIKAKSFGTDMKSGETSIQSFNICKKDWKIVSTSFENPEKEESSNVIDENTETFWSTTDNTSLTPLPQFIVIDMGQEIEITSLSYLPRQMGTGGIVKNYQWEVSTDEINWTTVAAGEFANIKSNPVEQNITLKASTKARYIKFIGKTSVDGKYISIAELGVKTLK; this comes from the coding sequence ATGAAAAAGCAATTATTAACAATTTTGGGATGTTTTGCCTTCTTGTCCGTGACGGCGCAGAGAATTGGTCCACCAGATCCTTATGGAGCATTGCCAACCGAATCGCAATTGCGTTGGCAGGAATTGGAACAATATGTTTTGGTACATTTTACGCCAACAACTTTTCAAAATAAAGAATGGGGATATGGTGATGCCGATCCTAAAATCTTTAATCCTGCAAAATTTGATGCAAGTCAAATTGTGAATGCTGCCAAAGACGGCGGTTTTAAGGGTGTAATTTTTGTTGCCAAACACCACGATGGATTTTGTTTGTGGCCAACCAAAACAACTTCTTATAACATTAGCAAAAGTCCTTTTCGAGATGGAAACGGTGATATGGTAAAAGAATTTGAAATTGCAGCGCGCAAAGCAGGAATGAAATTTGGACTTTATTGTTCGCCTTGGGATCGAAATAATGAAGATTATGGAAAACCTGAATATGTAGAGAAATATAGAAATCAGTTAAGGGAATTATACTCTAATTATGGGGATTTATTCATTACCTGGTTTGATGGTGCAAATGGTGGCGATGGCTATTATGGTGGTAAAAATGAGAAAAGAAACATCGACAGATCTACTTATTATGGATGGGATAAAACCTGGGGAATATCTCGTGAACTGCAACCCGGAGCCGTTATTTTTGCTGATAATGGAGATGTACGCTGGGTAGGAAATGAAAGAGGTTTTGCAAATGAAACTTCTTGGGAAACTTTTACACCGGAACCAATCGCAGGAAAAACAGTAGCAGTTCCCGGAGAAACCGACTCGGATAAAGCTCAGGGCGGAACACGAAACGGTAAATTCTGGAAACCTGCAGAATGCGATGTACCGCTTAGAAATGGCTGGTTTTATCATGCTAATGAAGACAATAACGTAAAATCAGTTTCAGAGTTATTCGAAATTTACTGTAAATCTGTTGGAAGAGGCGCTGCGATGGATATCGGAATTTCACCAAATACAGACGGTTTATTACATCAAAATGATGTTAAGGCTTTGAAAGATTTTGGCGATTTCCTAAAGAAATTATTTGCTGATAATCTTGCACAATCGGCTGTAATTACTGCTTCGGAGATTCGTGGTGAAAATCAAATATTTTTCGGAACAAAGAATCTGACTGATAACGATCGTTATTCTTACTGGGCAACAAATGATGATGTAAAAAAAGCGTGGCTACTTTTAGAATGGAAAAAAGAACAAACATTTAATATCATTCGTCTAAGAGAAAATATCAAGTTAGGGCAACGCATTGAAAAAATAGAAATTGATGCTTTTAACAATGGAATTTGGAAAAAAATAGGCGAAGCTACAAGTATTGGCGCTAACAGATTGGTACGTTTACCAAATTACGTTACAACTTCAAAATTGAGAATTCTAATTAAAGAATCTCCGGTTTCTATTGCTTTAAGCGATATTGGTGTTTTTAGAGAGTCGGAACAATTACCAATTCCAAAAATTAAAAGAGACAAAGACGGAAACATTTCTATCACAACTGAAACAACGGTAAATCAAATTCATTATACAATCGACGGAACGGAACCAACCGAGAAATCTCCAATTTATGAAGGTATATTTTCATTTTTGTCTTCAGGTAATATCAAAGCCAAATCTTTTGGGACCGATATGAAATCCGGCGAAACTTCAATTCAATCCTTTAATATTTGCAAAAAAGACTGGAAAATAGTTAGCACTTCTTTTGAAAATCCGGAGAAAGAAGAATCATCGAATGTTATTGATGAAAATACCGAAACTTTCTGGAGTACCACTGATAACACTTCATTAACGCCTTTACCTCAATTTATAGTTATTGATATGGGGCAAGAAATAGAAATCACGTCTTTATCATATTTGCCTCGTCAAATGGGAACTGGTGGAATTGTAAAAAATTACCAATGGGAAGTAAGTACCGATGAGATAAACTGGACAACAGTTGCTGCAGGTGAATTTGCAAATATCAAAAGTAATCCGGTGGAGCAAAATATCACATTAAAAGCATCAACGAAAGCCAGATATATTAAATTTATTGGAAAAACCAGTGTAGATGGAAAGTATATTTCGATAGCAGAATTAGGTGTAAAAACTTTAAAATAA
- a CDS encoding GH92 family glycosyl hydrolase yields the protein MRITLQTACIFCMLFFSITAFGQQPADFVNPFIGTSNYGATFPGPIAPRGMASISPFNVAGPQNRPLEKDSQWLSNPYVNENTFLTGFSQVNLSGVGCPDLGVILLMPTTGAVETNHLKYGSTYSNEVAKTAYYSVDIDKYKVKGEFTASKRVGVSKFTFPKGQSNILLNLGLGLTNEEGAMVKVVSSTEIEGMRSVGSFCYNSPEDAYPVYFVAKFSKPADHYGVWKKTSKYEGVEAQWMGYNGKTRMMKSTVKTVVGDSIGTYFTYQFNKKETVEVKIGVSYVSIENARENLEKETGDKSFEAVYKETYDEWNKELSKILVEGGTKEDKTIFYTALYHTLIHPNTLNDVNGEYPRIKRSKIGKTTDTRYTVFSLWDTYRNMHPLTSLVYPKQQSDMIKSMLEMYDENGWLPKWELNSTETFTMVGDPASIVIVDACLKGIQDFDIYKAYHAMLKGADQIEDNPLRPGLKEYLDKGYLSTNYPGPVSTTLEYNTSDYAISLLAKALGEKEDYKRFTKRSLSYRKLYDKDLKLLRPRTAIDNWYEPFDPIAGANFQANVGFIEGNAWQYAFMVPHDIRGLIKLMGGDKPFSDQLQKVFDIKQFDMANEPDIAYPYLFNYVKGEEWKSQEMVKKLVKEYFKNEPKGLPGNDDTGTMSAWLVYSMMGFYPISPGDPIYTITTPMFDKITIQLDSRYYKKENIIIEREINTDGKIKEIQVNGKALNSFFISHDDFVNGTTLKVIQE from the coding sequence ATGAGAATAACATTACAAACAGCATGTATTTTTTGCATGCTGTTTTTTAGTATAACGGCTTTTGGGCAGCAGCCCGCAGATTTTGTGAATCCATTTATTGGGACTTCCAATTATGGAGCTACTTTTCCGGGGCCAATTGCACCAAGAGGAATGGCAAGTATTAGTCCGTTTAATGTTGCAGGACCTCAAAATCGGCCTTTAGAAAAAGACAGTCAGTGGTTGTCTAATCCTTATGTAAATGAAAATACATTTTTAACCGGATTTAGTCAGGTGAATTTAAGCGGTGTTGGCTGCCCTGATTTAGGTGTTATTTTGCTAATGCCAACGACGGGAGCGGTTGAAACCAATCATTTAAAATACGGTTCAACTTATTCTAATGAAGTTGCTAAAACAGCTTATTATAGTGTAGATATTGATAAATATAAGGTTAAGGGAGAATTTACAGCTTCGAAAAGAGTAGGAGTTAGCAAATTTACTTTCCCAAAAGGGCAATCTAATATTTTACTGAATCTTGGTTTAGGATTAACAAACGAAGAAGGAGCTATGGTAAAAGTAGTTTCCTCAACAGAAATAGAAGGTATGCGTTCTGTAGGTTCATTTTGTTATAATAGTCCTGAAGATGCTTATCCGGTTTATTTTGTGGCAAAATTTTCTAAACCGGCAGATCATTACGGAGTTTGGAAAAAAACATCAAAATACGAAGGTGTAGAAGCACAATGGATGGGTTACAACGGTAAAACCCGAATGATGAAAAGCACCGTTAAGACAGTCGTTGGAGATAGTATTGGAACTTATTTTACGTATCAGTTTAATAAAAAAGAAACAGTCGAAGTTAAAATTGGAGTTTCTTATGTGAGTATTGAAAATGCCCGTGAGAATTTAGAAAAAGAAACCGGAGATAAATCATTTGAAGCTGTTTATAAAGAAACTTATGACGAATGGAATAAGGAACTTTCTAAAATTTTGGTCGAAGGAGGTACAAAAGAGGATAAGACTATTTTTTATACTGCATTGTATCATACTTTAATTCATCCTAATACTTTAAATGATGTAAATGGTGAATATCCCAGAATAAAAAGAAGTAAAATTGGAAAAACCACAGACACGCGTTATACCGTGTTTTCTTTGTGGGATACGTATCGAAACATGCATCCGTTAACGTCTTTAGTTTATCCTAAGCAACAATCGGATATGATAAAAAGTATGTTGGAAATGTATGATGAAAACGGCTGGTTGCCAAAATGGGAATTAAATTCAACAGAAACATTTACAATGGTTGGAGATCCGGCAAGTATCGTTATAGTAGACGCCTGCTTAAAGGGAATTCAGGATTTTGATATTTACAAAGCTTACCATGCAATGTTAAAAGGTGCAGACCAAATTGAAGATAATCCGTTACGTCCGGGACTTAAAGAATATCTCGACAAAGGATATTTATCAACCAATTACCCGGGACCTGTTTCTACAACGTTGGAATATAATACTTCTGATTATGCGATTTCACTTTTAGCGAAAGCTTTAGGTGAAAAAGAAGACTATAAACGTTTTACTAAACGTTCTTTATCATACCGAAAATTATATGATAAAGATTTGAAATTACTTCGACCAAGAACTGCTATAGACAATTGGTATGAACCTTTTGATCCGATAGCAGGCGCTAATTTTCAGGCAAATGTTGGATTTATCGAAGGCAATGCGTGGCAATATGCTTTTATGGTGCCACATGATATCAGGGGATTGATAAAATTAATGGGTGGTGATAAACCGTTTTCAGATCAATTGCAAAAAGTTTTTGACATCAAACAATTTGATATGGCAAACGAGCCGGATATTGCCTATCCATATTTATTCAATTACGTAAAAGGAGAGGAGTGGAAGAGTCAGGAAATGGTAAAGAAATTAGTAAAAGAATATTTCAAAAATGAACCAAAAGGATTACCCGGAAATGATGACACAGGAACAATGTCGGCATGGCTGGTGTATTCGATGATGGGATTCTATCCAATATCGCCCGGAGATCCAATTTATACTATAACAACGCCAATGTTTGATAAAATAACGATTCAATTAGATTCAAGATATTATAAAAAAGAAAACATTATAATTGAACGAGAAATCAATACAGATGGAAAAATTAAAGAAATTCAGGTAAATGGAAAAGCTTTGAATAGTTTCTTTATCTCGCATGATGATTTTGTAAACGGAACAACATTAAAAGTGATTCAGGAATAA